A genome region from Manis pentadactyla isolate mManPen7 chromosome 5, mManPen7.hap1, whole genome shotgun sequence includes the following:
- the LOC118916028 gene encoding cytochrome c oxidase subunit 7B2, mitochondrial produces MMFPLARNVLSSLKIRRIQQIRSRQSHTKHSPGFHDKYGNAVLASGTTFCVVAWVFMGTQIGWNLSPVGRVTPREWNDE; encoded by the coding sequence ATGATGTTTCCCTTGGCCAGAAATGTATTAAGTAGTCTCAAGATTCGAAGAATTCAGCAAATTAGGTCAAGACAGAGCCACACAAAACACTCACCAGGTTTTCATGACAAATATGGCAATGCTGTATTAGCCAGTGGCACCACTTTCTGTGTTGTTGCGTGGGTGTTTATGGGCACACAGATTGGATGGAACCTGTCCCCTGTTGGCAGGGTTACCCCCAGAGAGTGGAATGATGAGTAA